A genome region from Panthera uncia isolate 11264 chromosome A3 unlocalized genomic scaffold, Puncia_PCG_1.0 HiC_scaffold_11, whole genome shotgun sequence includes the following:
- the IL18RAP gene encoding interleukin-18 receptor accessory protein isoform X2: protein MTLYLGWIFLWLVTGERTKGLNISDCITKKLLWEYSSGSEKFVLFCDFTESQKSHIYHRSQLSPTQAPENLPCSGSKDLSDVQWYFQPQNGNPLGEITNNYHHIIQDKSILHFSTTGMHNAGSYICRPRIRSPQGEACCVKTILEVKPKTNVSCVPNNFVSHEQQLLIGSTAYINCPSFNCQRDAQSSEVTWYKNGKLLSEERSNSILVDEVYDHDQGIYVCDYTDSDNTSSWTVRAVVQVTTIVKDTIFKPDILDPIKDTLEVELGKPLTLNCTARFGYQRDFKPVIKWYIKDSDQEWEVPTPEQKRVKHTKKDDVIERVVHLKEVTQRDLHRKFVCFAQNSIGNTTQSIQLREKKGDKKVFDAFVSYAKWSSFESEATSSLHEEYLALNLFPEVLENKYGYNLCLLERDVAPGGAYAEDIVNIIKKSRRGIFILSPNYVNGPSVFELQAAVNLALDDQTLKLILIKFCSFQEPESLPHLVKKALRVLPTVTWRGLKSVPPNSRFWTQMRYHMPVKNSKGFRWNHLRIMPEYFSTGNDSVKQKPLGGAPSLQNGKADPEPPALSPWASRDVDGQSTEHESG, encoded by the exons ATGACGCTTTATTTGGGCTGGATATTTCTCTGGCTTGTCACAGGAGAGAGAACTAAAGGACTGAATATTTCAG ATTGCATCACCAAAAAACTTCTTTGGGAATATTCTTCAGGGAGTGAGAAGTTTGTCTTATTTTGTGACTTCACAGAGTCACAGAAATCCCATATTTACCACAGAAGTCAACTCTCACCAACCCAAGCCCCTGAAAACTTGCCCTGCAGTGGTAGTAAGGATCTGTCTGATGTCCAGTGGTACTTTCAACCTCAGAATGGAAATCCATTAGGGGAAATAACTAACAACTATCATCACATCATCCAGGACAAGAGCATCCTACACTTTTCGACCACAGGAATGCATAATGCTGGGTCGTATATCTGTAGACCCAGGATTCG GAGCCCTCAGGGTGAGGCCTGTTGTGTCAAGACCATCTTAGAAGTTAAGCCTAAGACCAATGTATCGTGTGTACCAAATAACTTCGTATCACACGAGCAACAACTTCTTATTGGCAGCACTGCCTATATTAATTGCCCCAGCTTCAACTGCCAACGTGATGCCCAAAGTTCAGAGGTGACCTGGTACAAG AATGGAAAACTACTCTCTGAAGAAAGGAGCAACTCAATCCTAGTGGATGAAGTTTATGACCACGACCAGGGCATATATGTATGTGATTACACTGATTCAGATAACACAAGTTCATGGACAGTCAGAGCTGTTGTCCAAGTGACAACCATCG TGAAAGACACTATTTTCAAGCCAGATATTCTGGACCCCATCAAGGACACACTGGAAGTAGAACTTG GAAAGCCTTTAACTCTTAACTGCACGGCACGATTTGGCTACCAACGAGATTTTAAACCTGTAATAAAATGGTACATTAAAGATTCCGACCAGGAGTGGGAAGTTCCAACACCTGAGCAGAAAAG AGTTAAACACACCAAAAAGGATGACGTTATAGAGCGTGTTGTCCACTTGAAAGAAGTCACTCAGAGGGATCTTCACCGGAAGTTTGTTTGCTTTGCCCAGAACTCCATCGGGAACACGACCCAGTCCATCCagctgagagaaaagaaaggag ATAAAAAGGTATTTGATGCTTTCGTATCCTATGCGAAATGGAGCTCTTTTGAGAGTGAGGCCACTTCATCTCTGCATGAGGAATACTTGGCCCTGAATCTATTCCCTGaagttttggaaaacaaatatgGATACAACTTGTGTTTGCTTGAAAGAGATGTGGCCCCAGGAGGAG CATATGCAGAAGACATCGtaaacattattaagaaaagtagaagaggaatATTTATCTTGAGCCCCAACTATGTCAACGGACCCAGTGTCTTTGAACTACAAGCAGCAGTGAATCTTGCCTTGGATGACCAAACactgaaactaattttaattaagttctgTTCCTTCCAAGAGCCAGAGTCTCTACCTCATCTGGTGAAAAAAGCTCTCCGGGTTTTGCCTACCGTCACTTGGAGAGGCTTAAAATCGGTCCCTCCCAATTCCAGGTTCTGGACTCAGATGCGCTACCACATGCCGGTGAAAAACTCCAAAGGATTCAGGTGGAACCATCTCAGAATTATGCCTGAATATTTTTCCACTGGAAATGATTCCGTAAAACAGAAGCCACTGGGAGGAGCTCCCAGCCTACAGAATGGTAAAGCAGACCCTGAACCACCTGCCCTCAGTCCCTGGGCGAGTAGAGACGTTGATGGACAGAGCACAGAGCATGAATCGGGCTGA
- the IL18RAP gene encoding interleukin-18 receptor accessory protein isoform X1, with protein sequence MTLYLGWIFLWLVTGERTKGLNISDCITKKLLWEYSSGSEKFVLFCDFTESQKSHIYHRSQLSPTQAPENLPCSGSKDLSDVQWYFQPQNGNPLGEITNNYHHIIQDKSILHFSTTGMHNAGSYICRPRIRSPQGEACCVKTILEVKPKTNVSCVPNNFVSHEQQLLIGSTAYINCPSFNCQRDAQSSEVTWYKNGKLLSEERSNSILVDEVYDHDQGIYVCDYTDSDNTSSWTVRAVVQVTTIVKDTIFKPDILDPIKDTLEVELGKPLTLNCTARFGYQRDFKPVIKWYIKDSDQEWEVPTPEQKRVKHTKKDDVIERVVHLKEVTQRDLHRKFVCFAQNSIGNTTQSIQLREKKGVVFIYILLGTVMSLAGVLTTGALLYMYWIEIVLLYRTYQNKDETFGDKKVFDAFVSYAKWSSFESEATSSLHEEYLALNLFPEVLENKYGYNLCLLERDVAPGGAYAEDIVNIIKKSRRGIFILSPNYVNGPSVFELQAAVNLALDDQTLKLILIKFCSFQEPESLPHLVKKALRVLPTVTWRGLKSVPPNSRFWTQMRYHMPVKNSKGFRWNHLRIMPEYFSTGNDSVKQKPLGGAPSLQNGKADPEPPALSPWASRDVDGQSTEHESG encoded by the exons ATGACGCTTTATTTGGGCTGGATATTTCTCTGGCTTGTCACAGGAGAGAGAACTAAAGGACTGAATATTTCAG ATTGCATCACCAAAAAACTTCTTTGGGAATATTCTTCAGGGAGTGAGAAGTTTGTCTTATTTTGTGACTTCACAGAGTCACAGAAATCCCATATTTACCACAGAAGTCAACTCTCACCAACCCAAGCCCCTGAAAACTTGCCCTGCAGTGGTAGTAAGGATCTGTCTGATGTCCAGTGGTACTTTCAACCTCAGAATGGAAATCCATTAGGGGAAATAACTAACAACTATCATCACATCATCCAGGACAAGAGCATCCTACACTTTTCGACCACAGGAATGCATAATGCTGGGTCGTATATCTGTAGACCCAGGATTCG GAGCCCTCAGGGTGAGGCCTGTTGTGTCAAGACCATCTTAGAAGTTAAGCCTAAGACCAATGTATCGTGTGTACCAAATAACTTCGTATCACACGAGCAACAACTTCTTATTGGCAGCACTGCCTATATTAATTGCCCCAGCTTCAACTGCCAACGTGATGCCCAAAGTTCAGAGGTGACCTGGTACAAG AATGGAAAACTACTCTCTGAAGAAAGGAGCAACTCAATCCTAGTGGATGAAGTTTATGACCACGACCAGGGCATATATGTATGTGATTACACTGATTCAGATAACACAAGTTCATGGACAGTCAGAGCTGTTGTCCAAGTGACAACCATCG TGAAAGACACTATTTTCAAGCCAGATATTCTGGACCCCATCAAGGACACACTGGAAGTAGAACTTG GAAAGCCTTTAACTCTTAACTGCACGGCACGATTTGGCTACCAACGAGATTTTAAACCTGTAATAAAATGGTACATTAAAGATTCCGACCAGGAGTGGGAAGTTCCAACACCTGAGCAGAAAAG AGTTAAACACACCAAAAAGGATGACGTTATAGAGCGTGTTGTCCACTTGAAAGAAGTCACTCAGAGGGATCTTCACCGGAAGTTTGTTTGCTTTGCCCAGAACTCCATCGGGAACACGACCCAGTCCATCCagctgagagaaaagaaaggag TGGTGTTCATCTACATCCTACTTGGTACCGTCATGAGCCTGGCAGGCGTGCTGACCACAGGTGCTCTGCTCTACATGTACTGGATTGAAATAGTGCTGCTGTACCGAACCTACCAGAACAAGGATGAGACATTTGGGG ATAAAAAGGTATTTGATGCTTTCGTATCCTATGCGAAATGGAGCTCTTTTGAGAGTGAGGCCACTTCATCTCTGCATGAGGAATACTTGGCCCTGAATCTATTCCCTGaagttttggaaaacaaatatgGATACAACTTGTGTTTGCTTGAAAGAGATGTGGCCCCAGGAGGAG CATATGCAGAAGACATCGtaaacattattaagaaaagtagaagaggaatATTTATCTTGAGCCCCAACTATGTCAACGGACCCAGTGTCTTTGAACTACAAGCAGCAGTGAATCTTGCCTTGGATGACCAAACactgaaactaattttaattaagttctgTTCCTTCCAAGAGCCAGAGTCTCTACCTCATCTGGTGAAAAAAGCTCTCCGGGTTTTGCCTACCGTCACTTGGAGAGGCTTAAAATCGGTCCCTCCCAATTCCAGGTTCTGGACTCAGATGCGCTACCACATGCCGGTGAAAAACTCCAAAGGATTCAGGTGGAACCATCTCAGAATTATGCCTGAATATTTTTCCACTGGAAATGATTCCGTAAAACAGAAGCCACTGGGAGGAGCTCCCAGCCTACAGAATGGTAAAGCAGACCCTGAACCACCTGCCCTCAGTCCCTGGGCGAGTAGAGACGTTGATGGACAGAGCACAGAGCATGAATCGGGCTGA